From the Psychrilyobacter piezotolerans genome, the window AAATCTATATTTAAATCTTTTTGCGCATCTAAAAACATCCCAGGTTCAGGCTTTCTACAATTACAATCTAATTTATACCCACCTATACCTTTTTCAGGATGGTGGGGACAATAATAAAACCCATCTATATGTCCTCCTATTTTCTCCACTTCCTTTTGGAGATAATCATGCAGTACTTTCACACTGCCTTCATCATAATAACCCCTGGCTACTCCAGATTGATTGGTCACTACTACAACTAAATAGCCTAAATCATTGAATATTTTTATTGCTTCCTTCGCCCCATCTATAAATTCAAATTCTTCTATTTTATGAAGATAATCTTTCTCAACATTTATATTTCCATCTCTATCCAAAAAAACACATTTTTTCACAAGAATCCTCCCATCATAATTTTCATCCCTTATATTATATAAAATTTTTGCACTTTATAACAGATTTTATTTAAAAAATAGATTTTTTTCTATAAAATTTCAATATTCTATATTTTTCAGCAACA encodes:
- the gmhB gene encoding D-glycero-beta-D-manno-heptose 1,7-bisphosphate 7-phosphatase produces the protein MKKCVFLDRDGNINVEKDYLHKIEEFEFIDGAKEAIKIFNDLGYLVVVVTNQSGVARGYYDEGSVKVLHDYLQKEVEKIGGHIDGFYYCPHHPEKGIGGYKLDCNCRKPEPGMFLDAQKDLNIDFSSSIMVGDKISDVKAGKTLGMRSILVKTGHGLEEEKKLKISCEIHETLYSFAKQLERESKTHRKND